A genomic region of Anopheles coustani chromosome 3, idAnoCousDA_361_x.2, whole genome shotgun sequence contains the following coding sequences:
- the LOC131258940 gene encoding ribosomal RNA small subunit methyltransferase NEP1: MGKLGKRKLPIADEQDEEYDLPSKHILRSRIKADERRLVIILEGAQLETVKVGASFELLNCDDHTNILKRNNRDPGSCRPDITHQSLLMLMDSPLNRAGLLLVFIRTERNVLIEIDPQTRIPRTFKRFGGLMVQLLHKFSIKASDTQKRLMRVIKNPVSNHLPVGCRKIAMSFSSEKVNNARELVPAKDEPIALVVGAFAHGNLNLDYTEETISISNYPLSAALTCSKLCSAFEEVWGIV; this comes from the exons ATGGGTAAACTgggtaaaagaaaattaccGATTGCTGACGAGCAGGACGAAGAATATGATTTACCGAGCAAGCACATATTACGCTCTCGTATAAAGGCTGATGAACGTCGTCTCGTAATCATCCTCGAAGGTGCACAGCTAGAAACGGTGAAG GTGGGAGCATCGTTCGAGTTGCTTAACTGCGACGATCATACGAACATTCTGAAAAGAAATAATCGTGACCCAGGCAGCTGTCGTCCCGATATTACACACCAGTCGTTGTTGATGCTGATGGATTCTCCGCTGAATAGAGCGGGATTGTTGCTGGTTTTCATCAGGACTGAGCGAAACGTTCTAATTGAAATCGATCCACAAACTAGGATCCCTCGAACGTTCAAAAGATTTGGTGGACTGATGG tGCAATTGCTGCACAAGTTTTCGATAAAGGCAAGCGACACGCAAAAGAGGCTGATGAGAGTGATAAAAAATCCTGTCTCGAATCACCTGCCCGTCGGATGCCGTAAAATAGCCATGTCATTCAGCTCCGAAAAAGTTAACAATGCGCGAGAGTTGGTACCGGCGAAAGACGAACCGATAGCATTAGTCGTTGGAGCATTTGCGCACGGCAATTTAAATTTGGATTACACCGAGGAAACGATATCGATTAGCAACTATCCTCTATCGGCTGCACTTACATGTTCAAAGCTTTGCTCAGCGTTCGAAGAAGTGTGGGGAATTGtctaa